Proteins encoded within one genomic window of Stigmatopora argus isolate UIUO_Sarg chromosome 21, RoL_Sarg_1.0, whole genome shotgun sequence:
- the LOC144066890 gene encoding triple functional domain protein-like has product MHTEVSRCFNTSVLNGITVMLGFSRRAILSVRSFDHEKMNVRWLDRSEWMSFLTQDKHRKKSASKKRFSHGRCGPTNRIPPGISKMQHVIFGNLLDLYEFHHNTFLKELEKYEHMPEEFGRCFVTWAVKFQFYVDYCKNHPRSSKLIMVHSRNYFD; this is encoded by the exons ATGCACACGGAAGTCAGCCGCTGTTTCAACACttctgttttgaatggaattaccgtaatgcttggattcAGCAGGCGGGCTATTTTGAGCGTCCGCTCATTTGACCACGAAAAAATGAATGTCCGCTGGCTTGACCGCAGTGAATGGATGTCATTCCTGACAcaagataaacacagaaaaaaatctgcttccAAAAAAAG ATTTTCACATGGGCGATGCGGACCAACCAATAGGATCCCTCCAGGAATCAGCAAAATGCAACACGTCATCTTTGGGAACCTGCTGGACCTATATGAATTCCACCACAA CACCTTTCTCAAAGAACTGGAAAAATATGAACACATGCCTGAGGAGTTTGGACGCTGCTTTGTCACATGG GCTGTGAAGTTTCAGTTCTATGTGGATTATTGCAAGAACCATCCACGATCCTCTAAGCTCATCATGGTGCATTCTCGGAACTATTTTGAT TAA